Sequence from the Nocardia cyriacigeorgica GUH-2 genome:
GCACGTGTTGCGCGACATCAACCTCGAGGTGCCCAAAGGGCAGGTCGTGATCGTGCTGGGTCCCTCCGGATCCGGTAAATCGACGCTGTGCCGCACCATCAATCGGCTCGAGCCGATCGATACCGGCGACATCAGCGTCGACGGAGTGCCGCTGCCCGCCGAGGGCCGCGGACTGGCCGCACTGCGCGCCGATGTCGGCATGGTGTTCCAGTCGTTCAACCTGTTCGCGCACAAGACGATCCTCGAGAACGTCATGCTCGCGCCGATCAAGGTGCGCAAGATGAAGAAGGACGACGCCCGCACGAAGGCGATGGGGCTACTCGAACGCGTCGGCATCGCCAACCAGGCCGACAAGTACCCGGCCCAGCTGTCCGGTGGTCAGCAGCAGCGCGTGGCCATCGCGCGCGCACTGGCGATGAACCCCAAGGTGATGCTGTTCGACGAGCCGACCTCCGCCCTCGACCCCGAGATGGTCAACGAGGTCCTCGAGGTCATGGTCTCGCTCGCCAAAGAGGGCATGACCATGCTCGTGGTCACCCACGAGATGGGCTTCGCCCGCAAAGCGGGCAACCGGGTGCTGTTCATGGCCGACGGTCAAGTGGTCGAAGACGCCCCGCCGGAAACGTTCTTCACCACCCCGAAGTCCGACCGGGCCAAGGACTTCCTCGGCAAGATTCTCAGCCACTGATCGCGCCGAGCGCTGCACCGCCCACCGACCACGGCCATCGAAAACCAGAATGAGGGAAGAAGGAAATCGATGAGGATCAACCGTGCGCTCCGTCTCGGAGTCGGGGCCATCGCCCTGGCCCTGGCCGCCG
This genomic interval carries:
- a CDS encoding amino acid ABC transporter ATP-binding protein, translated to MISMRNVNKHFGALHVLRDINLEVPKGQVVIVLGPSGSGKSTLCRTINRLEPIDTGDISVDGVPLPAEGRGLAALRADVGMVFQSFNLFAHKTILENVMLAPIKVRKMKKDDARTKAMGLLERVGIANQADKYPAQLSGGQQQRVAIARALAMNPKVMLFDEPTSALDPEMVNEVLEVMVSLAKEGMTMLVVTHEMGFARKAGNRVLFMADGQVVEDAPPETFFTTPKSDRAKDFLGKILSH